In Alicyclobacillus vulcanalis, the following are encoded in one genomic region:
- a CDS encoding aldo/keto reductase: MVAQHVQDTVQLNNGVNMPWLGLGVYKAQAGEEVEQAIRFAFEAGYRHIDTAAFYANEESVGKAVRESGLPRSEVFVTTKVWNTDQGYDQTLRAFEASLKRLGLDYVDLYLVHWPVSGKYRETWRALERIYDEKLARAIGVSNFQIHHLEDLLAHANVVPAVNQVEYHPLLTQEPLRQFCREHHIQLEAWSPIMRGNLDLPVLQELAQKYKKTPAQIVLRWDLQNEVVTIPKSVRRERIFENADLFDFSLSDEDMQRINALNQNHRFGPDPDTF, encoded by the coding sequence ATGGTGGCGCAACACGTGCAAGACACCGTCCAACTGAACAACGGCGTGAACATGCCATGGCTTGGCCTTGGCGTGTACAAGGCCCAGGCCGGCGAGGAGGTCGAACAGGCCATCCGTTTTGCGTTTGAAGCAGGCTACCGGCATATCGACACGGCGGCCTTTTACGCGAACGAGGAGAGCGTGGGCAAAGCCGTGCGTGAATCGGGCCTGCCGCGCAGCGAAGTCTTTGTCACCACAAAAGTCTGGAACACGGATCAGGGCTACGACCAGACCTTGCGCGCTTTTGAGGCAAGCCTCAAGCGGCTCGGCCTCGATTACGTGGACTTGTATCTGGTCCACTGGCCGGTGAGCGGCAAATATCGGGAGACGTGGCGTGCACTCGAGCGCATCTACGACGAGAAACTTGCGAGAGCCATCGGCGTGAGCAACTTCCAGATTCATCATCTCGAAGACCTGCTCGCCCACGCGAACGTCGTCCCCGCCGTCAACCAGGTGGAGTACCACCCTCTCTTGACGCAGGAACCGCTTCGGCAGTTCTGTCGAGAGCATCACATCCAGCTTGAAGCCTGGAGCCCCATCATGCGCGGAAACCTCGACCTGCCCGTGTTGCAGGAACTTGCGCAGAAGTACAAGAAGACGCCCGCGCAAATCGTGCTTCGCTGGGACCTTCAGAACGAGGTCGTCACCATCCCGAAGTCGGTGCGCAGAGAACGCATCTTCGAAAACGCGGATCTGTTCGACTTTTCCCTGTCGGACGAGGACATGCAGCGCATCAACGCGCTGAACCAAAACCACCGGTTCGGGCCCGATCCCGACACCTTCTGA
- a CDS encoding rhodanese-like domain-containing protein, producing MALTFMQMVQKAKENVQGLSAAEAKKRMEQDPNTLVIDVQDAADAGACGLIPSSVNISLGMLPIRADLELPEHLRDERLADRNRPIITTCGAGGQAALGAYVLKLMGFNNVAYIEGGTAAWKEAGYEVQH from the coding sequence AAGGAGAATGTGCAAGGCCTGAGCGCGGCGGAAGCCAAAAAGCGCATGGAGCAAGATCCCAATACGTTGGTCATCGATGTGCAGGATGCCGCCGACGCCGGCGCGTGCGGGTTGATTCCCTCGAGCGTCAATATCTCGCTCGGCATGCTGCCGATTCGGGCCGACCTGGAGTTGCCCGAGCACTTGCGCGATGAACGGCTGGCGGATCGCAATCGTCCCATCATCACGACGTGCGGCGCGGGCGGTCAGGCGGCGCTCGGCGCATATGTGCTGAAACTCATGGGCTTCAACAACGTGGCGTACATTGAAGGCGGTACGGCGGCTTGGAAGGAAGCGGGGTACGAAGTCCAACACTGA